The nucleotide sequence AAGGAGATACTTTCTTGGAGTAGAAGTTAAACAATGTAATGAAGGGatcttcatcaatcaacatAAATACTCTACTgaaattttagagagatttgGCATGGAAAAATGCAACATGGTGTGCAATCCCATAGTGACTAGAAGCAAACTGGTAAAAGATGAGAATGCTAAAGCAACAGATGCCAGCAAGTATAAACAAATAGTTGGATGCTTAATGTACTTGCTTGCCACCAAACCAGATCTTGCATATTCAGTGTGTCTAGTTGCTAGATACATGGAAAGACCCACTGAAATGCATTTGTCTGCTATTAAAAGAATCCTAAGGTACCTTGAAAGGAACTGCAAGCTATGGAATATTGTATAAGAAATGAGAGGAAGTAATGTTGACTGGATGGTCAGATTCAGATTATGCATGAGATGTTGATGATAGGAAAAACACATCAAGTTATGTGTTTATGGTTGGTGATGGAGCAATAGCCTGGTCATCTAAAAAGCAGCCTATAGTTACTCTTTCTACTACTGAAGCAGAGTATTTAGCAGCAGCTTCATGCTCATGTCAAGGAATCTGGATTAGAAGAATCTTGCATCATCTTAATGAAGAACAGAAGAGAGCAACGATCATCTAGTGTGACAATAGCTCATCA is from Medicago truncatula cultivar Jemalong A17 chromosome 1, MtrunA17r5.0-ANR, whole genome shotgun sequence and encodes:
- the LOC112418666 gene encoding uncharacterized mitochondrial protein AtMg00810-like; translation: MSEWISPFCDVHVGEALGLLSALEWVRLLQLGPIDFELDAKRVVDSFLSAQHDATEFGSIIHRCKTLFNLFYENSSVEFIRRQTNKVAHELAKSASSSASFQILVNIPECTMLIVSLYVDELIYTGDDSEMFNSFKHSMQRNFAMTDLGKRRYFLGVEVKQCNEGIFINQHKYSTEILERFGMEKCNMVCNPIVTRSKLVKDENAKATDASKYKQIVGCLMYLLATKPDLAYSVCLVARYMERPTEMHLSAIKRILRKNTSSYVFMVGDGAIAWSSKKQPIVTLSTTEAEYLAAASCSCQGIWIRRILHHLNEEQKRATII